One genomic region from Nostoc sphaeroides encodes:
- a CDS encoding Uma2 family endonuclease translates to MVQQVLINDDDYYVPDANQLVTEDDTPVDNFASEKQQRLLVGSLYSSLQSQSFLAAANVGVYHTDGQPAIVPDVFLSLDVQVPQNWWEKQNRCYMVWRFGKPPEVVLEIVSNKEGDELGKKLKIYEQMRASYYIVYDQNQQLGEKLLRVYELRGRRYFETSENWLEQVGLGVTLWEGKFEDRQDTWLRWCYQDGNVLSTGDERAEQERQRAEQERQRAEQAEQRTQLLADRLRAMGVDPDNL, encoded by the coding sequence ATGGTTCAGCAAGTTCTAATCAATGATGATGATTACTATGTGCCAGATGCCAACCAGCTAGTCACTGAAGATGATACACCTGTGGACAATTTTGCTTCTGAAAAACAACAACGTCTCTTGGTTGGCTCTCTTTACAGTTCTTTACAAAGCCAGAGTTTTTTAGCAGCAGCGAATGTCGGAGTTTACCATACAGACGGTCAACCTGCAATTGTCCCCGACGTTTTTCTCAGCTTAGATGTGCAAGTGCCTCAAAATTGGTGGGAAAAACAAAATCGTTGTTATATGGTTTGGCGTTTTGGCAAACCTCCAGAAGTTGTCCTAGAAATTGTCTCTAATAAAGAAGGTGATGAACTTGGCAAAAAGCTGAAAATTTATGAACAAATGCGGGCTAGTTACTACATCGTATATGACCAGAATCAGCAATTAGGAGAAAAACTACTACGCGTTTATGAACTTAGAGGAAGGCGCTACTTTGAAACTTCAGAAAATTGGTTAGAACAAGTTGGTTTAGGCGTAACTTTGTGGGAAGGTAAATTTGAAGATAGACAAGATACTTGGTTACGCTGGTGCTACCAAGATGGTAATGTTTTATCGACTGGAGATGAACGCGCCGAACAAGAACGACAACGCGCCGAACAAGAACGACAACGCGCCGAACAGGCAGAACAACGTACCCAATTACTAGCAGATAGGCTACGGGCTATGGGTGTAGATCCCGACAATCTGTAG
- the miaA gene encoding tRNA (adenosine(37)-N6)-dimethylallyltransferase MiaA, whose amino-acid sequence MTKLIVICGATATGKSGLALALAMRLGSVILSADSRQVYREFDIGTAKPTVAEQKLVSHYLIDICDPADIMTVADYQQQTQALIASVGVTPVFLVGGTGLYIRSIVQGMKIPRVAPQIELRSQLESLGQTQLYAMLQQVDPVAAQKIHGNDLVRTLRALEVYYVTGYPISEQQGENPPNYPILQIGLDCDVEKLLARIQQRTEQMIANGLVAEVEHLCQKYGADLSLLNTLGYQEIKQYLAGDISLDEAKELTILHTRQFAKRQRTWFRAYPKIEWFDADDPNLLEKVWHRINEFISCTS is encoded by the coding sequence ATGACTAAATTAATTGTGATTTGTGGGGCAACGGCAACGGGGAAATCGGGTTTGGCTTTGGCTTTGGCGATGCGATTGGGTTCTGTAATTCTCAGTGCTGATTCTCGTCAAGTTTATCGTGAGTTTGATATAGGGACGGCAAAACCAACTGTAGCTGAACAAAAATTGGTGTCGCACTATTTAATAGATATCTGCGATCCAGCAGATATCATGACAGTAGCAGACTATCAGCAGCAAACACAAGCTTTAATTGCTTCTGTTGGTGTTACACCAGTGTTTTTAGTTGGTGGCACTGGTTTATATATCCGTTCCATTGTTCAAGGGATGAAAATTCCGAGAGTTGCACCACAAATTGAATTGCGATCGCAGCTTGAATCTCTTGGTCAAACTCAACTCTATGCAATGTTACAACAAGTTGACCCCGTTGCAGCACAAAAGATTCATGGCAATGATTTAGTCCGAACTTTAAGAGCATTAGAAGTATATTATGTTACTGGATATCCCATTTCAGAACAGCAAGGGGAGAATCCGCCCAATTATCCGATTTTGCAAATTGGTTTAGATTGCGATGTTGAAAAGTTGCTTGCTCGGATTCAACAGCGTACTGAGCAAATGATAGCAAATGGTTTGGTTGCTGAAGTGGAGCATCTTTGTCAAAAATATGGCGCTGATTTGTCTTTGTTGAATACTTTGGGCTATCAAGAAATCAAGCAATATTTGGCTGGGGATATTTCCTTAGATGAGGCGAAAGAATTGACAATTTTGCATACGCGACAATTTGCCAAGCGACAACGTACTTGGTTTCGAGCCTATCCAAAAATTGAATGGTTTGATGCAGATGATCCTAATTTATTAGAGAAAGTTTGGCATCGGATAAATGAGTTTATAAGTTGCACTTCGTGA
- the gyrB gene encoding DNA topoisomerase (ATP-hydrolyzing) subunit B has protein sequence MTSSYSADQIQVLEGLEAVRKRPGMYIGTTGPRGLHHLVYEVVDNSIDEALAGHCTHIEVDINADGSVTVTDDGRGIPVDTHSRTGKSALETVMTVLHAGGKFGGGGYKVSGGLHGVGISVVNALSEVVEVTVWRDKKVYLQRYERGIPVSELEAKPYKEARTGTSVTFKPDTQIFTTSIEFDYITLSGRLRELAYLNAGVKITFTDHRLELLKSDTPKVESYNYKGGIKEYIAYMNREKQPLHEEIIYVQGERNNVQVEVSLQWCTDAYTDNVLGFANNIRTVDGGTHLEGLKAVLTRTLNAIARKRNKIKENEPNLSGEHVREGLTAVISVKVPDPEFEGQTKTKLGNTEVRGIVDSLVGEVLTEYLEFHPAIADSILDKAIQAFKAAEAARHARELVRRKSVLESSPLPGKLADCSSRDPSESEIFIVEGDSAGGSAKQGRDRRTQAILPLRGKILNIEKTDDAKIYKNNEVQSLITALGLGVKGDEFDSTQLRYHRIVIMTDADVDGAHIRTLLLTFFYRYQRALIEQGFIYIACPPLFKVERGRNHEYCYSDREKDQAIAKFPANANYTIQRFKGLGEMMPQQLWDTTMNPETRKMKQVEIEDAAEADRIFTILMGDRVAPRREFIETYGSKLNFTDLDI, from the coding sequence ATGACGAGCAGTTACAGTGCCGATCAGATTCAAGTTCTGGAAGGTCTGGAAGCCGTCCGCAAAAGACCAGGAATGTACATCGGTACGACTGGGCCGCGAGGACTCCACCATTTAGTTTACGAGGTGGTGGACAATTCAATTGATGAAGCTTTGGCGGGTCATTGCACTCATATAGAGGTGGATATCAACGCTGATGGTTCGGTGACTGTAACAGATGATGGTCGCGGTATTCCCGTCGATACTCACTCGCGCACCGGAAAATCGGCTTTGGAAACCGTAATGACGGTACTACACGCCGGTGGTAAGTTTGGCGGCGGTGGCTACAAAGTTTCTGGAGGATTACACGGGGTTGGTATTTCTGTTGTTAATGCCCTGTCTGAGGTTGTAGAAGTTACAGTTTGGCGAGATAAAAAAGTTTATCTCCAACGCTATGAACGCGGTATCCCAGTTAGTGAACTGGAAGCAAAGCCTTACAAAGAAGCTAGAACTGGAACTTCTGTCACTTTCAAGCCAGATACCCAAATCTTTACAACTAGCATTGAGTTTGATTACATCACTTTATCCGGTCGCCTACGGGAATTAGCGTATCTGAATGCAGGTGTCAAAATTACCTTTACTGACCACCGTTTAGAACTACTAAAAAGCGATACACCGAAAGTAGAATCCTACAATTACAAGGGTGGTATTAAAGAATATATCGCTTACATGAATCGTGAGAAGCAACCACTGCATGAAGAAATTATCTATGTGCAGGGGGAACGAAACAATGTACAAGTGGAAGTTTCTTTGCAATGGTGTACTGATGCTTATACGGATAATGTGCTAGGTTTTGCTAACAATATTCGTACAGTAGATGGTGGTACGCACTTAGAAGGGTTAAAAGCAGTTCTGACTCGGACACTAAATGCGATCGCTCGCAAGCGCAATAAAATTAAAGAGAATGAACCTAACCTCAGTGGCGAACACGTCCGTGAAGGTTTGACTGCGGTAATTTCCGTTAAAGTCCCCGATCCAGAATTTGAAGGACAAACTAAGACTAAACTCGGTAACACTGAAGTTCGGGGGATTGTTGATTCTTTAGTGGGAGAAGTCCTCACTGAGTATCTAGAATTTCACCCGGCGATCGCAGACTCAATTTTAGATAAAGCTATCCAAGCTTTCAAAGCCGCAGAAGCAGCGCGTCATGCACGGGAATTAGTTCGGCGCAAATCGGTACTGGAATCTTCGCCATTACCTGGTAAATTGGCAGATTGCAGTTCTCGTGATCCCAGCGAATCTGAGATATTCATCGTGGAAGGCGACTCAGCCGGTGGAAGTGCCAAACAAGGACGCGATCGCCGTACTCAAGCGATTTTGCCTCTACGTGGTAAAATTCTTAACATTGAAAAAACCGACGATGCCAAAATTTATAAAAATAACGAAGTTCAATCGTTAATTACAGCCCTCGGTTTAGGTGTCAAAGGTGATGAATTCGATTCCACTCAGTTGCGTTATCACCGCATAGTCATCATGACGGATGCTGACGTAGATGGAGCGCACATTCGGACTTTGTTGTTAACATTCTTCTATCGATATCAACGAGCGCTGATCGAACAAGGCTTTATTTATATTGCTTGTCCCCCACTGTTTAAAGTAGAACGGGGACGTAATCATGAGTACTGCTATAGCGATCGTGAAAAAGATCAAGCGATCGCTAAATTCCCTGCTAACGCCAACTATACCATCCAACGCTTCAAAGGTTTGGGTGAAATGATGCCACAACAACTCTGGGACACCACAATGAACCCAGAAACCCGCAAAATGAAGCAAGTCGAAATTGAGGACGCAGCCGAAGCCGATCGCATCTTCACAATTTTAATGGGCGATCGCGTCGCCCCCAGACGAGAATTTATCGAAACCTATGGTTCTAAACTCAACTTCACCGATTTAGATATCTAA
- the rpoD gene encoding RNA polymerase sigma factor RpoD: MNQANNVLESIYQPDLEIINQPELELEELLIDDEEDLLIIDEGDEEFLEPQSDEDDAKSGKAAKSRRRTQSKKKHYTEDSIRLYLQEIGRIRLLRADEEIELARKIADLLELERVRERLCEQLDRDPRDSEWAEAVQLPLPAFRYRLHVGRRAKDKMVQSNLRLVVSIAKKYMNRGLSFQDLIQEGSLGLIRAAEKFDHEKGYKFSTYATWWIRQAITRAIADQSRTIRLPVHLYETISRIKKTTKLLSQEMGRKPTEEEIATRMEMTIEKLRFIAKSAQLPISLETPIGKEEDSRLGDFIESDGETPEDQVSKNLLREDLEKVLDSLSPRERDVLRLRYGLDDGRMKTLEEIGQIFNVTRERIRQIEAKALRKLRHPNRNSVLKEYIR; encoded by the coding sequence ATGAACCAGGCTAACAACGTACTCGAAAGCATATATCAGCCTGACCTAGAAATAATAAATCAGCCTGAGCTCGAGTTAGAAGAACTCTTAATAGACGATGAAGAGGACTTGCTGATCATCGATGAAGGTGACGAGGAATTTTTAGAGCCTCAGTCTGATGAGGACGACGCAAAGTCTGGAAAAGCCGCTAAATCGCGTCGTCGGACACAAAGCAAGAAGAAGCACTATACCGAAGATTCAATTCGGCTTTACTTGCAAGAAATTGGTAGAATTCGGCTGTTGCGGGCAGACGAAGAAATTGAATTGGCGCGGAAAATAGCCGATTTGCTGGAATTAGAGAGAGTCCGCGAAAGACTGTGTGAACAGTTAGATCGCGATCCTCGTGATAGTGAATGGGCAGAAGCAGTACAACTACCTTTGCCAGCTTTTCGTTATCGCCTCCATGTTGGTCGCAGGGCGAAAGACAAGATGGTGCAATCTAACCTCCGTCTTGTAGTTTCAATTGCCAAGAAGTACATGAATCGTGGTTTGTCGTTCCAGGACTTAATTCAGGAAGGCAGTCTCGGTTTGATTCGTGCCGCTGAAAAGTTTGACCACGAAAAAGGTTATAAGTTCTCCACTTATGCTACATGGTGGATTCGTCAAGCAATTACCCGCGCGATCGCAGATCAATCACGTACAATTCGGCTTCCAGTTCACCTTTACGAAACCATCTCTCGGATTAAGAAAACTACCAAGTTACTGTCTCAAGAAATGGGTCGCAAACCCACTGAAGAAGAAATCGCCACTCGCATGGAAATGACCATTGAGAAGTTGCGGTTCATTGCTAAATCTGCCCAGTTACCCATTTCATTAGAAACACCCATTGGTAAAGAAGAAGATTCTCGGTTGGGCGATTTTATTGAATCCGATGGTGAAACGCCAGAAGACCAAGTTTCCAAAAACCTTCTGCGCGAAGACCTTGAAAAAGTCCTCGACAGTCTCAGCCCTCGTGAACGCGATGTACTCAGACTACGTTACGGCTTGGATGATGGTCGGATGAAGACTCTTGAGGAAATCGGCCAGATTTTCAACGTCACCCGCGAACGCATTCGCCAAATTGAGGCGAAAGCACTCCGCAAGTTACGCCACCCAAATCGTAACAGCGTTCTCAAAGAGTATATTCGGTAG
- a CDS encoding chlorophyll a/b-binding protein, whose protein sequence is MTNATTTKVTTPVIEDRNAWRWGFTPQAEIWNGRLAMIGFSAAILVELFSGQGFLHFWGIL, encoded by the coding sequence ATGACAAACGCAACCACAACAAAAGTAACTACTCCTGTAATTGAAGACCGCAACGCTTGGCGCTGGGGCTTTACCCCACAAGCAGAAATTTGGAACGGTCGCTTGGCAATGATTGGTTTTTCAGCAGCCATTTTGGTTGAGCTTTTTTCTGGTCAAGGCTTTCTACATTTTTGGGGCATCCTGTAA
- the gyrA gene encoding DNA gyrase subunit A, which produces MAKQLNLLSTGQVIPTALHTEMQRSYLEYAMSVIVGRALPDVRDGLKPVHRRILYAMHELGLVPDRPYRKCARVVGDVLGKYHPHGDQSVYDALVRLVQDFSSRYPLLAGHGNFGSVDNDPPAAMRYTETRLAPISHEGMLTEIGEETVEFVGNFDNSQQEPTVLPAQLPFLLLNGCAGIAVGMATNVPPHNLGEVVDGLIALIDNPDMPDEKLFELIPGPDFPTGGEIIGEAGIREAYTTGKGGIMLRGVATLEEIPATRGSKRRTAIIITELPYQVNKAAWIEKVADLVNQGRLQGISDLRDESDREGMRVVIELKRDTNPQEVLQHLYHQTALQMTFGAILLAIVDGQPRQLSLRQLLQEFLSFREETLNRRYNYELEKAQSRVHLVEGLLKALSNLDQVIEILRQAPDGSTAKINLCSRLDLSEVQGDAILAMPLRRLTTLEQQNLQQEFEQISGQISLLEQLLNDRRELLKALKKDLRSLKRKYSDPRRTKIGEEQKSKAEEQKNRGAEGQRSRGAEEEELKSSEPAEEAILEFTQRGYVRRTQPSGKKSKGENGLHDNDFIIQTVLTDTEKDLLVLSASGKVYPVKVGEIPPTTGRSPRGKPLITMLSSTAQGAQEAVVSRFLLPENLETKQMILLTKEGRIKRLSLGEFTNLTRRGITILKLKDDDELSFTQFTKPGEHLILASSGGRLLRFAVNDEQLPIMGRTAMGLQAFRLLKNQQMVGCVTVGKDDHLLLVTQEGYAKRMPASQLRAANRGDLGTQALKFASKTDNLAGMVMAIASGEVALVTNKERVVRIPVETVPILGRDVKGESILQLNRDEKIITVAEVRS; this is translated from the coding sequence ATGGCAAAACAGTTAAACCTTCTCTCAACGGGACAGGTAATTCCAACAGCCCTGCACACCGAGATGCAACGGTCTTATCTAGAATATGCCATGAGCGTGATTGTCGGGCGAGCGCTACCAGACGTGCGTGATGGCTTAAAACCAGTGCATCGGCGCATTCTATATGCCATGCACGAACTCGGTTTAGTACCAGATAGACCCTATCGAAAATGTGCCCGTGTAGTGGGTGATGTGTTGGGTAAATACCATCCCCACGGCGATCAATCAGTTTACGATGCTTTAGTCAGGCTGGTACAGGATTTTTCTAGCCGCTATCCTTTACTAGCAGGACACGGTAACTTTGGTAGTGTCGATAATGACCCGCCAGCAGCGATGCGTTACACAGAAACGCGCCTCGCACCCATCAGCCATGAGGGAATGCTGACAGAAATTGGCGAAGAAACTGTGGAATTTGTCGGTAACTTCGATAATTCCCAGCAAGAACCAACGGTTTTACCTGCTCAGTTGCCGTTTCTGTTGCTCAATGGCTGTGCTGGTATCGCCGTGGGAATGGCGACGAATGTTCCACCTCATAACTTGGGAGAAGTTGTTGATGGGTTAATTGCCTTAATCGACAACCCAGATATGCCAGATGAAAAATTATTTGAGTTAATTCCAGGGCCAGACTTTCCCACTGGTGGGGAAATAATTGGTGAGGCGGGAATTCGGGAAGCGTACACCACAGGTAAAGGTGGGATTATGCTGCGGGGAGTTGCGACTCTGGAGGAAATTCCAGCCACTAGGGGAAGTAAGCGACGGACGGCAATTATCATTACAGAATTGCCTTATCAAGTAAATAAGGCTGCCTGGATTGAGAAGGTAGCGGACTTAGTAAATCAAGGTCGTTTGCAAGGAATTTCCGATCTTCGAGATGAAAGCGATCGCGAAGGAATGCGGGTGGTAATTGAACTCAAACGCGATACCAATCCCCAAGAAGTTCTCCAGCATTTGTATCACCAAACTGCTTTGCAAATGACTTTTGGGGCAATTCTCCTAGCAATAGTGGATGGACAACCTCGCCAGTTAAGTTTGCGTCAACTGTTGCAGGAGTTTTTGAGTTTCCGAGAAGAGACGCTGAACCGTCGCTACAATTACGAGTTGGAGAAGGCTCAAAGTCGTGTGCATTTGGTGGAAGGTTTACTCAAAGCACTATCTAATTTGGATCAGGTAATTGAAATTTTACGCCAAGCTCCCGATGGCAGTACGGCAAAAATTAACCTTTGTAGCCGACTAGATTTGAGTGAGGTACAAGGAGATGCAATTCTGGCTATGCCGTTGCGCCGCCTCACTACTTTAGAACAGCAAAATTTGCAGCAGGAATTTGAGCAGATAAGTGGACAAATTAGCTTATTGGAGCAATTACTCAACGATCGCCGCGAATTACTCAAGGCACTGAAAAAAGATTTGCGATCGCTCAAGCGCAAGTACAGCGATCCCCGACGGACGAAAATTGGAGAGGAGCAAAAGTCTAAAGCAGAGGAGCAGAAGAACAGAGGAGCAGAGGGGCAGAGGAGCAGAGGGGCAGAGGAGGAGGAACTTAAATCTTCTGAACCAGCAGAGGAAGCAATTTTAGAGTTTACCCAACGAGGTTATGTGCGGCGCACCCAGCCATCGGGGAAAAAGTCAAAAGGTGAAAATGGTCTGCATGATAATGACTTCATTATCCAAACTGTGTTGACTGACACAGAGAAAGACTTGCTAGTACTAAGCGCTAGCGGCAAAGTCTATCCTGTGAAGGTGGGAGAAATTCCCCCAACCACTGGCCGTTCTCCACGGGGAAAACCTTTGATTACCATGCTCAGTAGTACTGCTCAAGGCGCTCAAGAAGCTGTAGTCAGCCGCTTTTTGCTGCCGGAAAATCTCGAAACTAAGCAGATGATTCTCTTAACAAAAGAGGGACGAATTAAGCGGCTGTCTCTGGGAGAATTTACTAACTTGACTCGGCGCGGAATCACGATTTTGAAGCTCAAAGACGATGATGAATTGTCATTTACCCAGTTCACTAAACCAGGGGAGCATCTGATTTTAGCTAGTTCCGGTGGGCGACTGTTGCGTTTTGCAGTCAATGATGAACAATTACCGATCATGGGACGCACAGCAATGGGTTTACAAGCATTTCGGTTATTGAAAAATCAGCAAATGGTTGGCTGTGTCACTGTCGGTAAAGATGACCATCTGCTGCTAGTTACCCAAGAAGGATATGCCAAGCGAATGCCTGCGAGTCAGCTAAGAGCAGCTAATCGCGGCGATTTAGGCACGCAAGCGCTGAAATTTGCCAGCAAAACTGACAATTTAGCTGGGATGGTCATGGCGATCGCATCTGGCGAGGTAGCTTTAGTGACGAATAAGGAGCGGGTAGTGCGGATACCTGTGGAAACGGTGCCAATTTTAGGTAGAGATGTCAAAGGTGAAAGCATTCTCCAACTCAACCGTGATGAAAAAATCATTACTGTTGCTGAAGTGCGATCGTAA
- a CDS encoding response regulator yields the protein MKTVLIVEDDLINARVFSKILSKRGGLGVKHTENVEEVIKIAQSGEADLILMDVSLSRSVYQGKSVDGIKITQMLKSDPKTANLPVILVTAHAMEGDRENFLKQSGADGYISKPVVDHQQFVDQIIALLPTDDR from the coding sequence ATGAAAACTGTTTTAATTGTCGAAGACGATCTAATTAATGCTCGTGTTTTTTCCAAAATTTTGTCCAAGCGTGGGGGATTGGGCGTGAAACACACTGAAAATGTCGAAGAAGTAATAAAAATTGCCCAATCAGGAGAAGCCGACCTGATTTTGATGGATGTTTCTCTGTCTAGAAGTGTTTACCAAGGTAAATCTGTTGATGGAATCAAAATTACACAAATGTTAAAATCTGATCCCAAAACAGCAAACTTACCCGTTATTTTGGTGACGGCACATGCTATGGAAGGCGATCGCGAAAACTTTCTCAAGCAAAGCGGCGCTGATGGTTACATTTCTAAGCCAGTTGTTGACCATCAACAGTTTGTTGACCAAATCATCGCACTTCTACCCACAGACGACCGCTAA
- a CDS encoding tetratricopeptide repeat protein, translating into MPKYVRLISFLMVCSLWSMPKAANAQALIPHTLQLDATKLEKQGLSLAQEAAQLAQFQQVELALPRARLASQLAPKNDKVWLLLGGLQLQTKEFDGAIASLKTAQSINPKNGDILFALGSANFQQKNYQAAVVNYQDGLKLKPNDPEGLFNLGNAYYLLGKLPDAIAQYDKAISHDKKFWPAINNIGLINYEQGNTTEAIKRWQSAVSLDKQAAEPLLALAVALYTKGDSEQALSFGEAALRIDQRYASLNFLKENLWGDRLLADTKKFLELPRIQTALQQRENSSSAPREQPTQ; encoded by the coding sequence GTGCCGAAATATGTTCGTTTGATTTCTTTTCTAATGGTCTGTAGTTTATGGAGTATGCCAAAAGCCGCTAACGCGCAGGCATTAATACCCCATACATTGCAACTAGATGCGACAAAGTTAGAGAAGCAGGGGTTGAGCTTGGCACAAGAGGCGGCTCAACTAGCTCAGTTTCAACAGGTTGAATTAGCTTTGCCACGAGCGCGGCTGGCTAGTCAACTGGCTCCTAAGAATGATAAAGTGTGGTTGCTCTTAGGTGGATTGCAACTGCAAACTAAAGAGTTTGACGGGGCGATCGCTAGCCTGAAAACAGCGCAATCTATCAACCCGAAAAATGGTGATATTTTGTTTGCTTTGGGTTCAGCTAATTTTCAGCAGAAAAATTACCAAGCAGCTGTTGTCAATTACCAAGACGGTTTGAAGTTAAAACCCAACGATCCAGAGGGGTTATTTAATTTGGGTAATGCTTACTATTTGCTGGGTAAATTGCCAGATGCGATCGCACAGTACGATAAAGCAATCTCCCACGATAAAAAATTCTGGCCGGCGATCAACAATATTGGCTTAATCAACTACGAACAGGGTAATACCACCGAAGCGATTAAGCGATGGCAATCTGCTGTAAGCCTTGATAAACAAGCCGCAGAACCTTTATTAGCCTTAGCAGTGGCACTGTATACTAAAGGCGATAGCGAACAAGCATTAAGCTTCGGAGAAGCCGCACTCCGCATCGATCAGCGCTATGCTAGTTTGAATTTTCTCAAAGAAAATCTCTGGGGCGATCGCCTACTGGCTGATACGAAAAAATTCCTAGAATTACCCCGTATTCAAACAGCCCTACAGCAACGAGAAAACTCATCATCAGCGCCTAGAGAACAGCCTACTCAATAG
- a CDS encoding efflux RND transporter periplasmic adaptor subunit, translating into MKLDTPNTVDSSVLVPEVKKKKVKRNWLSWLIALCLLGGIGYAVYYQVTVAPRQQASRRVLTQPVERQSLTMTVSANGTVKPERSINLSPKNSGILKSLLAKEGDIVKQGQIVAYMDDSNLRGQLTSAQGQVAQAEANLQKAIAGNRPQDIGQSQGALDEAQANLQKVQAGNRSQDIAASQAQLQNTQAALRKAQDNLLRNQQLYNAGGISLQTLNQSRADRDSAQATVNAAQQALALQKAGSRPEDIEQARAVVKQRQQALALLKAGTRQEDIDAARAQVTSARGSLQNIQAQINDTIIRAPFDGVVTKKFADPGAFVTPTTASSEVASSSSSSILSLASTNEVVANLAETNISKISLGQKVSIKADAYPGKTFEGKVSQIAAQAIVEQNVTSFEVRVSLSDPQRLLRSGMNAEVDFQVGQVENVLVVPTASVVRQENATGVFVAGKNNRPVFTPIETGVSANNFTEVKSGLTGDERVLLSFPPGSRPQSTPRGGVFPGLGGGAGGGGGRSGGGGGRSGGGSP; encoded by the coding sequence ATGAAACTTGATACACCAAATACCGTAGATTCATCAGTTTTGGTTCCAGAGGTAAAGAAAAAAAAGGTCAAACGTAATTGGCTCTCTTGGCTAATTGCTCTTTGCCTTTTGGGTGGAATTGGCTATGCCGTTTATTACCAAGTAACGGTTGCTCCCCGTCAACAAGCCAGCCGCCGGGTGCTGACACAGCCTGTAGAAAGGCAGAGTTTAACAATGACAGTTTCAGCGAACGGAACGGTGAAACCTGAACGGTCAATCAACCTCAGCCCGAAAAATTCCGGCATCCTGAAAAGCCTCTTGGCGAAAGAAGGAGATATCGTCAAACAGGGACAGATTGTCGCTTACATGGATGATTCCAACCTGCGGGGACAACTCACCTCTGCTCAAGGACAAGTGGCACAAGCCGAGGCGAATCTGCAAAAGGCGATCGCAGGTAATCGTCCTCAAGATATTGGTCAATCACAGGGAGCATTAGACGAAGCCCAGGCAAATCTACAAAAGGTACAAGCAGGCAATCGCTCTCAAGATATTGCTGCTTCACAGGCACAGTTACAAAACACTCAAGCGGCTCTAAGAAAAGCACAAGATAATCTTCTCCGCAATCAACAACTTTACAATGCAGGCGGTATTTCCCTTCAGACTCTCAACCAAAGCCGTGCCGATCGCGACAGCGCCCAAGCTACTGTAAATGCAGCACAACAAGCACTAGCTCTGCAAAAAGCTGGGTCACGTCCAGAAGACATTGAGCAAGCCCGAGCTGTGGTGAAGCAAAGACAGCAAGCTTTGGCACTTCTAAAAGCCGGAACGCGCCAAGAAGATATTGACGCAGCCCGCGCCCAGGTAACATCTGCTCGCGGTTCGCTGCAAAATATCCAAGCCCAAATCAATGACACAATTATTCGCGCCCCTTTTGATGGTGTGGTGACAAAGAAGTTTGCTGATCCCGGCGCTTTCGTGACACCCACAACAGCCAGTAGTGAAGTAGCTTCTTCTTCTTCCTCTTCAATCTTGTCTCTAGCTTCAACAAATGAAGTTGTCGCAAATTTGGCAGAAACAAATATTTCCAAAATCAGCCTTGGTCAAAAAGTCTCGATTAAGGCAGATGCCTACCCAGGAAAAACCTTTGAAGGTAAAGTCAGCCAAATTGCTGCCCAAGCAATAGTAGAGCAAAACGTCACCAGTTTTGAAGTGAGAGTATCACTTTCAGACCCTCAAAGACTACTGCGATCTGGGATGAATGCGGAAGTAGATTTTCAAGTCGGTCAAGTTGAAAATGTTCTAGTAGTGCCAACGGCCTCGGTGGTGCGGCAAGAAAATGCTACAGGTGTGTTTGTGGCAGGAAAGAATAACAGACCTGTGTTTACTCCTATTGAGACTGGTGTCAGCGCGAATAACTTTACTGAAGTTAAGTCTGGATTGACAGGAGATGAAAGGGTATTGTTGAGTTTCCCACCTGGATCGCGTCCGCAATCAACACCAAGAGGAGGAGTTTTCCCTGGTCTAGGAGGAGGAGCAGGTGGCGGCGGAGGTCGTTCCGGCGGTGGCGGAGGTCGTTCCGGTGGTGGTTCCCCTTAA